A window of the Serratia sarumanii genome harbors these coding sequences:
- the mreB gene encoding rod shape-determining protein MreB, with protein sequence MFKKFRGMFSNDLSIDLGTANTLIYVKGQGIVLNEPSVVAIRQDRAGSPKSVAAVGHDAKQMLGRTPGNIAAIRPMKDGVIADFFVTEKMLQHFIKQVHSNSFMRPSPRVLVCVPVGATQVERRAIRESAQGAGAREVFLIEEPMAAAIGAGLPVSEATGSMVVDIGGGTTEVAVISLNGVVYSSSVRIGGDRFDEAIINYVRRNYGSLIGEATAERIKHEIGSAYPGDEVREIEVRGRNLAEGVPRGFTLNSNEILEALQEPLTGIVSAVMVALEQCPPELASDISERGMVLTGGGALLRNLDRLLMEETGIPVVVAEDPLTCVARGGGKALEMIDMHGGDLFSEE encoded by the coding sequence ATGTTTAAGAAATTTCGTGGCATGTTTTCCAACGACTTGTCCATCGACTTGGGTACCGCCAATACCCTGATTTATGTTAAAGGGCAAGGCATCGTACTGAATGAACCTTCGGTGGTTGCCATTCGTCAGGATCGTGCCGGCTCCCCAAAGAGCGTCGCGGCCGTCGGTCATGACGCCAAACAGATGCTGGGCCGCACCCCCGGCAACATCGCGGCTATTCGCCCGATGAAAGACGGCGTGATCGCCGATTTCTTCGTGACCGAAAAAATGCTGCAGCACTTTATCAAACAGGTTCACAGCAACAGTTTCATGCGCCCAAGCCCGCGCGTGCTGGTCTGTGTGCCGGTCGGCGCGACCCAGGTTGAACGCCGCGCTATCCGCGAGTCCGCCCAAGGGGCCGGCGCGCGTGAAGTGTTCCTGATTGAAGAGCCGATGGCGGCGGCGATCGGCGCTGGTCTGCCGGTCTCCGAAGCGACCGGTTCCATGGTGGTGGATATCGGTGGCGGTACCACTGAAGTGGCGGTGATCTCGCTGAACGGCGTGGTGTACTCCTCTTCCGTACGCATCGGCGGCGACCGTTTCGATGAAGCCATCATCAATTATGTGCGCCGCAACTACGGCTCGCTGATCGGCGAAGCGACCGCCGAGCGCATCAAGCACGAAATCGGTTCTGCCTATCCGGGCGATGAAGTGCGCGAAATCGAAGTCCGCGGCCGTAACCTGGCCGAAGGCGTACCGCGCGGCTTTACCCTGAACTCCAATGAAATCCTCGAAGCCCTGCAAGAGCCGCTGACCGGCATCGTCAGCGCGGTGATGGTTGCGCTGGAGCAGTGCCCGCCAGAATTGGCCTCCGACATTTCCGAACGCGGCATGGTATTGACCGGCGGCGGCGCGCTGCTGCGCAACCTCGATCGCCTGCTGATGGAAGAAACCGGCATCCCGGTCGTGGTGGCGGAAGATCCGCTGACCTGCGTGGCACGCGGCGGCGGCAAGGCGTTGGAAATGATCGACATGCACGGCGGCGATTTGTTCAGCGAAGAATAG
- the csrD gene encoding RNase E specificity factor CsrD: MRFTTKLSALITLLVALAMFLMLMGCSYSFFYVTQDRQERRLDSLVTTLDQAMLSEPPQEQEKWLPIVMRTLGIVSIRIEAGSSQLLDYQLPTQEKEHWDALNGYRQVSRPLLQHPGSTLHITYRDPFASDVRTLQSTAAVTLSIVVMVVVLLFSLRWLREQADGEDRLERRARRILNGERENVMQGDVREWPANVSGALDRLLADLAEAREERSRVDTLIRAFAAQDAKTGLNNRLFFDNQLTTQLEDEGSHGIVMMVRLPDFETLRETHGSVAVQELMYSLVNLLSTFVMRYPSALLARYFHSDFTVLLPHRTLKEADGIASQLVNAIDALPSTALIDREAFLHIGIVAYRSGQTTEQVIDYAEQATRHATLQGENGWYVYDSQVPEKGRGSVKWRTLLEQVLARGGPRLYQKPAVTVGGEVHHREIMSRIYDGTQELLPAEYMPLVQQLGLAESYDRQQVSRIIPLLTQWPEETLAFPLCVDSILQRSFQRWLRDTLLQCEKSQRRRILIELAEADVCQHIDRLRPVLRLLSGLGCRLAVSKAGLTVVSTSYIKSLQVEIVKLHPGLVRSIDKRDENQLFVQSLTGACAGTRAQVFAAGVRTRNEWQTLKERGIHGGQGDFFASPEPIDAGRKKYSRRYRV, translated from the coding sequence ATGCGATTTACCACCAAACTCTCTGCATTGATCACTCTGTTGGTCGCGCTGGCGATGTTTTTGATGCTGATGGGATGCTCATACAGCTTCTTTTACGTTACCCAGGATCGCCAGGAGCGCCGCTTGGATTCGCTGGTCACCACTCTCGATCAAGCCATGCTGAGCGAGCCGCCGCAGGAGCAGGAAAAATGGTTGCCGATCGTCATGCGCACGCTCGGCATCGTGTCGATCCGCATAGAGGCCGGTAGCAGCCAACTGCTCGACTATCAATTGCCCACGCAGGAAAAAGAGCACTGGGATGCGCTGAACGGCTATCGTCAGGTCTCGCGTCCCCTGTTGCAGCATCCGGGCAGCACGCTGCACATCACCTACCGCGACCCCTTCGCCAGCGACGTGCGCACGCTGCAATCCACCGCCGCCGTCACGCTGTCGATCGTCGTGATGGTGGTGGTTTTGCTGTTCAGCCTGCGCTGGCTGCGTGAGCAGGCCGACGGCGAAGATCGTCTGGAACGCCGCGCACGGCGCATTCTGAACGGCGAACGCGAAAACGTCATGCAGGGCGACGTGCGTGAGTGGCCGGCCAATGTCAGCGGCGCGCTCGACCGCCTGCTGGCCGATCTGGCGGAAGCGCGGGAAGAGCGCAGCCGGGTCGATACGCTGATCCGCGCCTTTGCCGCGCAGGACGCCAAAACCGGGCTGAATAATCGCCTGTTCTTCGATAACCAGTTGACCACTCAGCTGGAAGACGAAGGCTCGCACGGCATCGTGATGATGGTGCGGCTGCCCGATTTCGAGACCCTGCGCGAGACGCACGGCAGCGTGGCGGTGCAGGAGCTGATGTATTCGCTGGTCAATCTGCTGTCTACCTTCGTGATGCGCTATCCGTCGGCGCTGCTGGCGCGCTACTTCCACAGCGATTTTACCGTGTTGTTGCCGCATCGAACCCTGAAGGAGGCCGACGGCATCGCCTCACAGCTGGTTAACGCCATCGATGCCTTGCCTTCCACGGCGCTGATCGACCGCGAGGCCTTCCTGCACATCGGCATCGTGGCGTACCGCAGCGGTCAAACCACCGAGCAGGTGATCGATTATGCGGAGCAGGCGACGCGCCACGCTACGCTGCAGGGCGAAAACGGGTGGTATGTGTACGACAGCCAGGTGCCGGAAAAGGGGCGCGGCAGCGTCAAATGGCGCACGCTGCTGGAACAGGTGCTGGCGCGCGGCGGCCCGCGGCTGTATCAGAAACCGGCGGTGACCGTGGGGGGCGAGGTGCACCATCGCGAGATCATGAGCCGGATCTATGACGGCACCCAGGAATTGCTGCCGGCGGAATATATGCCGCTGGTGCAGCAGCTCGGGCTGGCGGAAAGTTACGATCGCCAACAGGTGAGCCGCATCATTCCCTTGTTGACGCAGTGGCCCGAGGAAACGCTGGCGTTTCCGCTGTGCGTGGACTCGATTTTGCAGCGCTCTTTCCAGCGCTGGCTGCGCGATACATTGCTGCAGTGCGAAAAAAGTCAACGTCGGCGAATTCTGATTGAACTTGCGGAGGCAGATGTGTGTCAACATATCGACCGTTTGCGTCCGGTGCTGAGGCTGTTGTCAGGGCTGGGCTGCCGCCTCGCGGTGTCCAAAGCGGGTTTAACCGTGGTCAGTACGTCCTATATCAAGTCGCTGCAGGTGGAGATCGTCAAGCTCCACCCGGGATTGGTGCGGAGCATCGATAAGCGGGACGAAAACCAGCTGTTCGTGCAGAGCCTGACCGGCGCCTGCGCGGGCACGCGCGCGCAGGTGTTCGCCGCCGGCGTACGCACGCGCAACGAGTGGCAGACGCTGAAAGAGCGAGGGATCCACGGCGGGCAGGGCGACTTTTTCGCGTCGCCGGAACCGATCGACGCGGGGCGTAAAAAATATTCACGTCGTTATCGCGTTTAA